The Catenulispora sp. MAP5-51 DNA segment ATCGCTATGTCGAGTGCGTCGGGTGCGTCGAGTGCGTCGGGTGCGGAGGTGTTGGATGGCGTCGGTCTTCCCGTCGCGTGGTGTGTGGCGCCGGCCGGCCCCGCGTCCGGTGGACGTGGTCGTGCTGGCTGGGCTGGTCGTCCTGCTGTTCGGGCTGGTCCGCCTGGCCCCGGCGCTCGATGCGCCGTTCCTGCCGGGCCGGGCTCCCTCCACCGTGTCGACGGCGCCGTCGCATTTGCCGTACTACGCGGTGCGGTCGTTGCTGCGGATGTTCGTCGGGCTCGTGCTGTCGGTGGTGTTCGCCTTCGCCTACGCCGAGGCCGCTGCTCGGCTGCGCCGGGCCGAGAAGGTCCTGGTGCCGGTGCTGGACGTCCTGCAGTCGGTGCCGGTGCTGGGCTTCCTGACCGTGGTGGTCACGTTCTTCATCAGCCTGTTCCCCGGCTCCTCGCTCGGGCTGGAGGCCGCGGCGGTCTTCGCGATCTTCACCGCGATGGCGTGGAACATGACGTTCGCGTTCTACCACTCGCTCATGGCCCAGCCGCGGGATCTGGACGAGGCCGCCCGGGTCATGCGGCTGACCAAGTGGCAGCGGTTCTGGAAGCTCGACGTGCCCGGCGGGATGATCCCGCTGGTGTGGAACGGGATGATGAGCTTCGGCGGGGCCTGGTTCTTCCTGGCCGCCTCGGAGTCGATCTCCGTGCTCGGACACACCTACGCGCTGCCGGGCATCGGCTCCTACGTCGCCGCGGCGATGCAGCGGGGCGACCTGTCCGAGGTCGGGATCGCGATCGTCGTGATGGTCGTCATGGTCATCGCGGTCAACGTGCTGTTCTGGCGGCCGATGGTCGCCTGGGCCGAACGGTTCCGGGTGGAGGACTCCTCCTCCGGCGACAAGTCCCGCAGCGCCGTCCTGGACCTGCTGCGGCGCTCGGCGCTGCCGGGCCTGGCGGCGCGCCCCGCGCGTCCGGTGGGCCGGTTCCTGGACCGGGCGACGCGCCCGTTCGGCCTGGCGGAGCATCCGCTGCTCGTGCCCGAGTCCCGCCGGCGCACCGGCGACCTCGTCTTCGCCGGTGCCCTCACCGCGGCGGTCGCGTTCGGGACGTGGCGGGCGCTGTCCTACGTGGACGCCCGGACCGGCCTGAGCGAGTTCGGTCACGCGTTCGTCCTGGGGGCGATCACGTTCAGCCGGGTCGTGGTGCTCGTGGCTGTCGCGAGCGTCGTCTGGGTGCCGATCGGGGTGTGGATCGGGATGAACCCCGGCGTCTCGCGCATCGCCCAGCCGGTGGTTCAGGTGCTGGCCAGTTTCCCGGCCAATTTCCTGTTCCCGTTCGCCGCGGCGTTCTTCGTCGCCGCCGGGCTGTCGTTGAACATCGGCGGGATCCTTCTGATGGCCCTGGGTGCGCAGTGGTACATCCTGTTCAACGTCATCGCCGGGGCCTCGGCGATCCCGTCGGACCTGCGCGAGGCGACCCGCAGCATGGGGCTGCGCGGTTCGCTGCGCTGGCGCCGGTTCATCCTGCCGGCGGTGTTCCCGGCGTACGTGACAGGCGGCATCACCGCCGCGGGCGGGGCGTGGAACGCCTCGATCGTCGCCGAGGTCGTCGACTACGGCCCGCACCACCTGACCGCGACCGGCCTCGGCGCCTACATCGCGAAGGCCGCCGGTTCGGGCGACCTGGCCGAGGTGCTGGTCGGGGTGTCCGTGATGAGCGTGTACGTCGTGGGCCTGAACCGCCTGGTGTGGCGGCGCCTGTACGCCCTGGCAGAGACGAGGTATTCCCTGTGACCGCCGATCGCACGATCATCAGCGTTGACAACGTGACCAAGTCTTTCCCGGCCCCGGACGGCAGGGAGCTGACCGTGCTGGACGACATCTCGCTGCAGGTGTGTGAGGGTGAGATCGTCGCGCTGCTCGGCAAATCCGGCTCCGGCAAGTCCACCTTGCTGCGGTGCATCGCCGGGCTGATCGCGCCGACGTCCGGGACGGTCAGCTACCGCGGTACACCGTTGAACGGCGCCAACCCGGGCGTGGCCATGGTGTTCCAGTCCTTCGCGCTGATGCCGTGGCTGACCGTGCAGCAGAACGTCGAGCTGGCGATGCAGGCCCGGGGCGTGCCGCAGGACGAGCGCACCGCGCGGGCGCTGGCCGCCATCGACCTGATCGGCCTGGACGGCTTCGAGTCCGCCTACCCCAAGGAGCTGTCCGGCGGCATGCGCCAGCGCGTCGGATTCGCCCGGGGCCTGGCCGTCCGCCCGGACGCGCTGCTGATGGACGAGCCGTTCTCGGCATTGGACGTCCTGACGGCCGGCAACCTGCGCGGCGAGCTGACCCGCCTGTGGGCCGGCGGGGAGTTCCCCACCAACGCCGTGCTGATCGTCACGCACAACATCGAGGAAGCCGTCCAGCTGGCCGACCGGATCCTGGTGCTGTCCTCGAACCCCGGCCGCATCCGTGCCGAGCTGGACGTCCCGATGGCCCGGCCCCGGGACCGCCGCGACCCTAGGTTCGAAGCTCTGGTCGACACGGTGTACGGGATCCTCACCGGGCGCGAGGACGAGCTGGAGGCCGTCCTGTCCACGGGCCACCCCGTCGTGCACGCTCCGACTCCGGCGGATCTGCCGCTGCCGGAGGTCTCGGCCGGCGGGCTGTCCGGCCTGCTGGAGATCCTCACCGCCCGCGGCGGCACCGCCGGCCTGGCCGAGCTGGCCGAGGACTTCACCTTCGAGATCGACGACCTGCTGCCGCTGGTCGACGCCGCGGAGATGCTCGGCATGGCCACGGTCGGCGGAGCCCAGATCACGATCGCCGACTCCGGCCTGGCCTTCGCCGCGGCCGACATCGACACCGGCAAGCGGCTGTTCGCCGAGGCCGCCGCGGCCCACGCGCCGCTGGTCGGGGCGATCGAGAAGGCACTGCACGCCACCGCCGACGGCTCCCTGCGCGAGGGGTTCTTCCTGGACCTGCTGCGCCGCGGGTTCTCCGCCGAGGAGGCGCGGCGGCAGCTGGACATCGCCATCGACTGGGGCCGCTACGCCGAGCTGTTCGAGTACGACGCCGAACGCGGCGAGTTGTTGCTGGAAGAAGGCGTCGAGCCGGTCGGGGCGATCGGGGCCGTGGTGTGACGGACGGCGTGACGGACGGGCGAGGAAGACCTCAGACGGCGAGCCGCGAGTGCTGCCGGGTGAACGCCACGCCGACGTATGCCGCGAGCATTGACGCGACCTGACGTGCCTGGAGCGAGGGCACGGTTCCGGGTGTCGGCGTCAGCATGTAGCGGCCGGCCGTCGTGCCCGCCGACCGTGCGCGAAGTTCGATGTCCTCGGCAGGCAGGCCGTATTCCTCGACCTTCCAGACCGCGCCGCCCCAGCGCAGGTTGCCGTCTTCGGCGAGCTGGGGCGGGTGCCCCAGCAGCTGTCCGCGCTCGAAACGCGCCTCGCGCAGCCCGAGCAGCGCCACAAGCAGTCCCCGTACGTGCTCGGCGACCGCCAGGGGGTCGCCGCCTTCGGCGACGAGATCGGAGACCGAGCGCAGCTCCCTGAGATAAGCCGTGTCGAAGGCGACGGTGCGGCGGGCACGGCGGCCCCGGAAGGCCAGCTCGCTCACCGCGGCGCCGACGGCCAGCAGCAGGACCGTCGTCCTCACGTCGGCGCCGTGGGTGATCGTGAACCGTTCATAGGGCTGGGTCCAGAAGAAGTCGAACCAGACCGCGGCCGACAGGGCGGTCAGCACTCCGGCCAGCCGGTGGCCGTTCGCGGCGACCGCCACGATCACCACCACGAGCAGCAGCGCGACATCGGTGTTGGCCAGCGACGAACGCCACGGCACCAGCACCGCCGCCACTGCGGGCGGCACCACGACGGCGCCGAACAGTGCCCACCGGTCGCGGTACGCACGACCGAAATACCTCATACCTCCTGTGTACCTCCGCCGGGGCCGGCCGGCTGTTTGCGTCGCGTGTGCGTTTCCCCGCGTCCACTGATGGCCGGCGGCCTGACCCCTGGGACGTTCGCCGCGCGGGCAGGGCGAGTGCATCCCCGCGGACTCCGTTTGCATTGTGCGAGCAGGACGGTCGCGACCAGTGACAACAGGTTCACTGAAAGGGAAAAGCCCGCAACCGGAAGGCAACGGCGCCGTGACGCACATCCTTGTCGTGGACGACGAGCCGCAGATCCTGCGGGGCCTGCGGATCAATCTGAAAGCCCGCTCCTACCAGGTGGAGACCGTCGAGCGCGGGGTCGACGCGCTGGCGGCCGTCGCGCGGCGGCCGCCGGACCTGCTGCTGCTGGACCTCGGCCTGCCGGACATGGACGGCCTGGACGTCATCCTCGGCGTGCGGGGCTGGACCGACCTGCCGATCGTCGTGCTCTCCGGGCGCGCCGACCAGTCCGACAAGGTCCGGGTCCTGGACGCCGGCGCGGACGACTACGTCACCAAGCCGTTCGCGATGGGGGAGCTGCTGGCCCGGCTGCGGGCGGTGCTGCGCCGTCGTGAGTTCGGCGCCGAGGCCGCGGTGCCGGCCGTCGCGCACTACGTCATCGGCACCAGCGAGGTGGACCTGGCGCGGCGCACCGTGACCCGCGACGGTGAGAACGTGCGGCTCACCCGGACCGAATGGGCGGTGCTGGAGCTGCTGATGCGGCGTCCGAACCAGCTGGTCACCGTAGGCCGGATCCTGGCGGAGGTGTGGGGCCACAGCGCCTCCATGGACGGCGGTCACCTGCGCTTCCACATGGCCCGGCTGCGTCGCAAGCTCGAAGCCGACCCGCAGCACCCGGTGCACCTGCTCACCGAGTTCGGGACCGGCTACCGCTTCGTTCCGGGGGCGCCGGTTGTGGCCGCCTCTGACGCGGCAGCCTGTGACTGATCGCCCGGTGCGCCCGTGAACTGTCCAGTTATTTGGAGTCGATGTCGGCAATTTGCAGCGTGCAGCTCATCTATTGCGCGATTGTATCGACTGCATTAGCGTCCTCATCGCAGAGGGCTGCAACCCGCCCTCCCGCGCCTCCCGCACCTCCCATCGCCACGAAGGTCGGTACTCATGAGACGCACAGCCCCCGTCCTGTTCGCCGTCGCGCTCGGCGCCTCGGCCCTCACTTCTGCCGCCGGCGCGCACGCCGCCGTGCGGGCGCAGTCGGCGTCGTGCTACGACTGGTCGTACAACTACTCGATCAACAGCACCCAGATCCAGGTCACCGCGACGTGGGAGTGCGGGGGCACCGCGCCGCAGCCGTGGATGATCCTTCAGCGGCAGACGGCCGGCGGCGGCTGGCAGTACGTGACCGACAGCAACTCGCCCTACCCGCACAACGGGGTCACGTACAACTGCGTGGGGACGACGCCGAACACCTACCAGGTCGGGCCGATCTTCTCGCCGGACGGGTCGAGCAACTCGTTCCACCAGTTCACCGACAACTGCGGCTGAGCCGGGGCCGGGTGTGGCCGGAGCCCGCCGGGGTGACGTGGTCACCCTTCGGCGGGCTTCGGCGTGCTGAGCCGAGCAGAGCTGAACTGAGCTACCGCCCCGCCGCCGACCGCCGCGGCAGCGCCAGCGAACCCGCCGCGGCGACCACCATGACCGCGGCGCTCGTCAGCAGCGCGACGCGCAGGCCGTGCACGGAAGCGTCCAGCGGACCGGCCGCGTGGTCGTGGGCGGCGGCGGTCAGGGCGATGGTGCTGAGGGCGGCCAGGCCGATCGCGCCGCCGAGTTGGCGTGCGGTGTTCAGCAGGCCCGCGGCCGAGCCGGCGTACTGCGGGGCGATGCCCGCGGTGCAGGCGACGGTCACGCCCAGCAGGGTGCAGCTCACGCCCAGGCCGATGACCACGGTCGGGCCGAGGACGTGCGAGGCGTACGCCGAGTGGTCCGGCAGGAAGGCGGTCCACGCCTGGCCGGCCGCCGTGACCAGGCTCCCGACCGGCACCAGCACGCGCGGGCCGACCGTGGCGACCAGGCGGCGTGCCAGCAGTCCGCCGGCGACCAGCGCGGCCGTCATCGGCAGCAGGCACATGCCGGTGCGCAGGGCGCTGAAGCCCAGGGTCTGCTGGAGGTAGATCGAGATGAAGACCATGCCCGAGGTCATACTCGCGCCCAGGCACAGGGCCACGAAGTTGCCGAAGACCAGGCCGCGCAGGCGGATGAAGGCCGGCGGAACCAGCGGGCGCGGGCTGCGGACCTCGAAGAGCGCGAACGCCGCGTACAGGACTGCCGCACCGATGAGCGCCGTGAGCACCGTGGCCGAGCCCCAGCCGTCGGCGGAGGCCTGCGAGGCTCCGTAGGCCAGCGCGGCGCTCGCGACGGTGACGGTCAGCGCGCCGGGCAGATCGAGGCCGGAGCGGCGGGTGCCCCGCGGGGCCGAAGGCAGCCCCCTGAAGCAGAGTGCGTACAAGCCGACGCCTATCGGGACGTTGACGAACAGGACCCACCGCCAGTCCAGGTACTCGGTGAGCACGCCGCCGAGCACCACGCCGGCCGCGCCGGCGAAGCCGCCGATCATCGACCACAGGCCGACCGCCTTGGCGCGGCGCGGCGGATCGTCGTGCAGCGCGGTGTTGATCAGGCTCAAGCCGGTCGGCGCCTGGATCGCCGCCCCGACGCCCTGCACGACGCGCGCCGCGATCAGGCACGCGCCGTTCGGGGCGAAGCCGCCGACCAGGCTGGCGAGGGTGAACAGGGCGACGCCGACGCGGAGCATCCGGGCGTGGCCGAACAGGTCGCCGAGCCGGGCGGCGAGCAGGAGCAGGCCGCCGAGGGCGATGAGGTAGCCGTTCACCACCCACTGCTCGGAGGTGGCGGACAGGTTCAGGGCCGAGCGCATGGCCGGCAGCGCCACGGTCACGATCGTCGAGTCCAGAACGATCATGAACTGGGCGATGCAGCCGACCGCCGTGACCACGGCCGGTGAGACGGGGCGGGCCGCGGGACGGGCCGTCGGTGGTGGAGGTGCGGACGTGGTCGACGAGGGGTCTTGGGTGCGGCCGGACAAGGGCGCGGGCTGGACGGACATGGGGACCTCCCAACGTGAACAGCGTTCACCGTGAACGCCGTTCACGTTAGGCCTATACTGGGAGCCGGTCAACTCGCACACCGAGGAGAAGGTGGATGCTGCTGCACCAGCCGGACGTGCTCCAGGGCGCCCTGGAGCTGCTGGACGAGGACGGACTCGACGGGCTCACGATGCGGCGCCTCGGCGCCCGGCTGAACGTGCGGGGCGGCGCGCTCTACCGGCACTTCCCAAGCAAGGAGGCGCTGCTGGACGCGATGGCCGAGCAGCTGCTCGAAGGGGTGGCCGACGCCGACCGGCCGCACGACCCGTGGCCCGAGCGGCTCCGGTTCCTGGGCCGCCACCTGCGCCAGAAGCTGCTGACGCGGCGCGACGCCGCGCGCGTCGTGGCCGGGACGTACACCTCGGGGCCCAACACCCAGGCCGTCGGCCGGCTGGCGTTCCAGATCCTGTCCGACGCGGGCTTCAAGCCGAGCCAGGCCGGCGCGCTGCATTTCGCGATGTTCCACTTCGTCCTCGGCCACGTGATCGAGGAACAGGCGGCGGCCGCCCTGGGGCCCGAGCACGACTGGGCCGCGCGCATCACGAAGGATCCGGGGTATCGCGGCGACCTGTATCAGGAGACGCTGCTGGAGCTGGCGAAGGCGAGCCAGGAGGAGCGGTTCGAGTACGGGATGAAGGTCTTCATCGACGGGGCTCGAGCGCAGGTGGGCGACCTGTGACGCAGCGATCCCTGGCATCGGGCCAGAAATCGCTCGGGGATCCGGCCGTCCGGTTTCCGTTGTGGCCGGCCCTCGTGGAGGGCTGTCCGGTGACCAGTACGGCAGAGGTCTCCTTTCCGGTGGAGGTCGACTATGACTACGACCGGGTGGACTCTTCTCTTTTCGATGCCAGAGGGCACTCAGGGCAGGGCCTCGACCGCTGGGCGCCGCTGCTTCCGCCGTTGCTCGCGCCCGGGCTCGGGGAGGGCGGCACGCCGCTGGTCGAGATCGGCGACGGTGTCTGGATCAAGGACGAGTCCAGGAATCCGACGTGGAGCCACAAGGACAGGCTGAATCGCTGTGCTGTCAGCGCTGCCGTGGGTGCGGGATCCGGGGGCGTGGTCGTGGCCTCCTCGGGGAACCATGGGGCCTCGGCGGCGGCATACGCGGCGCGGGCCGGGCTGCGGTGCGTGGTCGT contains these protein-coding regions:
- a CDS encoding ABC transporter permease; translated protein: MASVFPSRGVWRRPAPRPVDVVVLAGLVVLLFGLVRLAPALDAPFLPGRAPSTVSTAPSHLPYYAVRSLLRMFVGLVLSVVFAFAYAEAAARLRRAEKVLVPVLDVLQSVPVLGFLTVVVTFFISLFPGSSLGLEAAAVFAIFTAMAWNMTFAFYHSLMAQPRDLDEAARVMRLTKWQRFWKLDVPGGMIPLVWNGMMSFGGAWFFLAASESISVLGHTYALPGIGSYVAAAMQRGDLSEVGIAIVVMVVMVIAVNVLFWRPMVAWAERFRVEDSSSGDKSRSAVLDLLRRSALPGLAARPARPVGRFLDRATRPFGLAEHPLLVPESRRRTGDLVFAGALTAAVAFGTWRALSYVDARTGLSEFGHAFVLGAITFSRVVVLVAVASVVWVPIGVWIGMNPGVSRIAQPVVQVLASFPANFLFPFAAAFFVAAGLSLNIGGILLMALGAQWYILFNVIAGASAIPSDLREATRSMGLRGSLRWRRFILPAVFPAYVTGGITAAGGAWNASIVAEVVDYGPHHLTATGLGAYIAKAAGSGDLAEVLVGVSVMSVYVVGLNRLVWRRLYALAETRYSL
- a CDS encoding nitrate/sulfonate/bicarbonate ABC transporter ATP-binding protein, whose amino-acid sequence is MTKSFPAPDGRELTVLDDISLQVCEGEIVALLGKSGSGKSTLLRCIAGLIAPTSGTVSYRGTPLNGANPGVAMVFQSFALMPWLTVQQNVELAMQARGVPQDERTARALAAIDLIGLDGFESAYPKELSGGMRQRVGFARGLAVRPDALLMDEPFSALDVLTAGNLRGELTRLWAGGEFPTNAVLIVTHNIEEAVQLADRILVLSSNPGRIRAELDVPMARPRDRRDPRFEALVDTVYGILTGREDELEAVLSTGHPVVHAPTPADLPLPEVSAGGLSGLLEILTARGGTAGLAELAEDFTFEIDDLLPLVDAAEMLGMATVGGAQITIADSGLAFAAADIDTGKRLFAEAAAAHAPLVGAIEKALHATADGSLREGFFLDLLRRGFSAEEARRQLDIAIDWGRYAELFEYDAERGELLLEEGVEPVGAIGAVV
- a CDS encoding DUF4118 domain-containing protein; translated protein: MRYFGRAYRDRWALFGAVVVPPAVAAVLVPWRSSLANTDVALLLVVVIVAVAANGHRLAGVLTALSAAVWFDFFWTQPYERFTITHGADVRTTVLLLAVGAAVSELAFRGRRARRTVAFDTAYLRELRSVSDLVAEGGDPLAVAEHVRGLLVALLGLREARFERGQLLGHPPQLAEDGNLRWGGAVWKVEEYGLPAEDIELRARSAGTTAGRYMLTPTPGTVPSLQARQVASMLAAYVGVAFTRQHSRLAV
- a CDS encoding response regulator, yielding MTHILVVDDEPQILRGLRINLKARSYQVETVERGVDALAAVARRPPDLLLLDLGLPDMDGLDVILGVRGWTDLPIVVLSGRADQSDKVRVLDAGADDYVTKPFAMGELLARLRAVLRRREFGAEAAVPAVAHYVIGTSEVDLARRTVTRDGENVRLTRTEWAVLELLMRRPNQLVTVGRILAEVWGHSASMDGGHLRFHMARLRRKLEADPQHPVHLLTEFGTGYRFVPGAPVVAASDAAACD
- a CDS encoding DHA2 family efflux MFS transporter permease subunit → MSVQPAPLSGRTQDPSSTTSAPPPPTARPAARPVSPAVVTAVGCIAQFMIVLDSTIVTVALPAMRSALNLSATSEQWVVNGYLIALGGLLLLAARLGDLFGHARMLRVGVALFTLASLVGGFAPNGACLIAARVVQGVGAAIQAPTGLSLINTALHDDPPRRAKAVGLWSMIGGFAGAAGVVLGGVLTEYLDWRWVLFVNVPIGVGLYALCFRGLPSAPRGTRRSGLDLPGALTVTVASAALAYGASQASADGWGSATVLTALIGAAVLYAAFALFEVRSPRPLVPPAFIRLRGLVFGNFVALCLGASMTSGMVFISIYLQQTLGFSALRTGMCLLPMTAALVAGGLLARRLVATVGPRVLVPVGSLVTAAGQAWTAFLPDHSAYASHVLGPTVVIGLGVSCTLLGVTVACTAGIAPQYAGSAAGLLNTARQLGGAIGLAALSTIALTAAAHDHAAGPLDASVHGLRVALLTSAAVMVVAAAGSLALPRRSAAGR
- a CDS encoding TetR/AcrR family transcriptional regulator C-terminal domain-containing protein encodes the protein MLLHQPDVLQGALELLDEDGLDGLTMRRLGARLNVRGGALYRHFPSKEALLDAMAEQLLEGVADADRPHDPWPERLRFLGRHLRQKLLTRRDAARVVAGTYTSGPNTQAVGRLAFQILSDAGFKPSQAGALHFAMFHFVLGHVIEEQAAAALGPEHDWAARITKDPGYRGDLYQETLLELAKASQEERFEYGMKVFIDGARAQVGDL